One stretch of Anas acuta chromosome W, bAnaAcu1.1, whole genome shotgun sequence DNA includes these proteins:
- the LOC137847408 gene encoding olfactory receptor 14A16-like, translating to MSNSSSITEFLLLAFADTHELQLLHFALFLGIYLAALLGNGLILTAVACDHRLHTPMYFFLLNLAVLDLGCISTTLPKAMANALWDTRAISYQGCAAQVFLFVFLMSAEFSLLTVMAYDRYVAICKPLHYGSLLGSRACAQMAAAAWGSGFLTAVLHTANTFSLPLCQGNAVDQFFCEIPHILKLSCSDAYLREVGTLIFTVCLAFGCFVFIVFSYMQIFRAVLRMPSEQGRHKAFSTCLPQVAVVSLFLSTIIFAYFKPHSLFSPALNPAVSFLYSVLPPTVNPVLYSMRNKVLKNAVSKMKNYISLWTTFDKVQLEKTQQHKTHRLRQS from the exons atgtccaacagcagctccatcactgagttccttctgctggcatttgcagacacacacgagctgcagctcctgcacttcgcgctcttcctgggcatctacctggctgccctcctgggcaacggcctcatcctcactgctgtagcctgcgaccaccgcctccacacccccatgtacttcttcctcctcaacctcgccgtcctcgacctgggctgcatctccaccactctgcccaaagccatggccaatgccctctgggacaccagggccatctcctatcaaggatgtgctgcacaggtctttctctttgtatttttgatgtcagcagagttttctcttctcactgtcatggcctatgaccgctacgttgccatctgcaagcccctgcactacgggagcctcctgggcagcagagcttgtgcccagatggcagcagctgcctggggcagtggctttctcactgctgtcctgcacacggccaacacattttccctgcccctctgccaaggcaatgctgtggaccagttcttctgtgaaatcccccacatcctcaagctctcctgctcagatgcctacctcagggaagttgggaCACTTATCTTTACTGTTTGTTTAgcctttggttgttttgttttcattgttttctcctacatgcagatcttcagggctgtgctgaggatgccctctgagcagggccggcacaaagccttttccacgtgcctccctcaaGTGGCTGTtgtctccctgtttctcagcacCATCATTTTTGCCTACTTTAAACCTCActccctcttctccccagcTCTAAATCCGGCGGTGTCATTTTTGTACTCAGTGTTGCCTCCAACAGTGAACCCTGTcctctacagcatgaggaacaaggtACTTAAGAATGcagt aagcaaaatgaagaattatattTCTCTGTGGACAACATTTGATAAAGTACAATtggaaaaaacacaacaacacaagACCCACAGGCTTCGCCAATCATGA
- the LOC137847407 gene encoding olfactory receptor 14C36-like yields the protein MPNSSSVSEFLLLPFADTRELQLLHFALFLGIYLAALLGNGLILSAVACHHRLHTPMYFFLLNLAVLDLGCISTTLPKAMANALWDTRAISYQGCAAQVFLFVFLMSSEYFLLTVMAYDRYVAICKPLYYRSLLGSRACAQMAAAAWGSGFLNAVLHTTITFSLPLCQGNAVDQFFCEIPHILKLSCSDAYLREVWALVLNVSLVFGCFVFIVLSYVEIFRAVLRMPSEQGRHKAFSTCLPHLAVVSLFVSTAVFANLKPPSISSPSLDLVVTLLYSVVPPVVNPLIYSMRNQELKDTVRKIFPYMPLKQP from the coding sequence atgcccaacagcagctctgtgagtgagttcctcctgctgccattcgcagacacacgcgagctgcagctcctgcactttgcgctcttcctgggcatctacctggctgccctcctgggcaacggcctcatcctcagcgccgtagcctgccaccaccgcctccacacccccatgtacttcttcctcctcaacctcgccgtcctcgacctgggctgcatctccaccactctgcccaaagccatggccaatgccctctgggacaccagggccatctcctatcaaggatgtgctgcacaggtctttctctttgtatttttgatgtCATCGGAGTATTTCCTTCTCAccgtcatggcctatgaccgctacgttgccatctgcaagcccctgtACTAcaggagcctcctgggcagcagagcttgtgcccagatggcagcagctgcctggggcagtggctttctcaacGCTGTCCTGCACACGACCattacattttccctgcccctctgccaaggcaatgctgtggaccagttcttctgtgaaatcccccacatcctcaagctctcctgctcagatgcctacctcagagaAGTCTGGGCTCTTGTGCTTAATGTTTCTTTagtctttggttgttttgtcttcattgtgctgtcctatgtggagatcttcagggcagtgctgaggatgccctctgagcagggccggcacaaagccttttccacgtgcctccctcatcTGGCCGTAGTTTCtctgtttgtcagcactgctGTGTTTGCCAACCTGAAGCCGCCCTCCATTTCCTCgccatccctggacctggtggtcaCACTTCTCtactcagtggtgcctccagtAGTGAatcccctcatctacagcatgaggaaccaggagctcaaggatacagtgaggaaaatatttccatacaTGCCTCTTAAGCAACCATGA